The proteins below are encoded in one region of Solidesulfovibrio fructosivorans JJ]:
- a CDS encoding cytochrome b, protein MATTIVPSAYDPVWKSIHWCTVALVLALLAIGWTMSGGVLFMWHASLGVTVFVVTLLRLVWHAGHVPPPVPPTLRPWERKVLKIVQVLFYVFLIVQPLTGWSIYSLSPRYTQFFGWVSLPKLPGLLGLGDAATLRTILEGAHGAGASILAALFVLHAGAAMKHHFIIRDDVLLRMAPSALGPLLETLRGRR, encoded by the coding sequence ATGGCAACGACAATTGTTCCTTCGGCCTATGACCCGGTCTGGAAAAGCATCCATTGGTGCACCGTGGCCCTGGTCCTGGCGCTTCTGGCCATCGGTTGGACCATGTCCGGGGGCGTGCTTTTCATGTGGCACGCCTCCCTTGGCGTGACGGTCTTCGTCGTGACGCTTTTGCGGCTTGTCTGGCATGCCGGCCATGTTCCGCCGCCCGTGCCCCCGACGCTGCGACCCTGGGAACGCAAGGTCCTCAAGATCGTCCAGGTCCTCTTTTACGTTTTCCTGATTGTCCAGCCGCTGACCGGCTGGTCCATCTACAGCCTTTCGCCGCGCTACACGCAATTTTTCGGTTGGGTCTCCCTGCCGAAGCTGCCCGGCCTTTTGGGGCTTGGGGACGCGGCGACCCTGCGCACCATCCTGGAAGGCGCGCACGGCGCGGGAGCCTCTATTCTGGCCGCGCTTTTCGTGCTCCATGCCGGGGCGGCCATGAAGCACCACTTCATCATCCGCGACGACGTGCTCTTGCGCATGGCCCCGTCCGCGTTGGGACCGCTTCTCGAGACGCTACGGGGCCGACGCTGA
- a CDS encoding class II fumarate hydratase, producing MNERIETDSLGEVNVPADKLWGAQTQRSLEHFSIGDDLIPREMIGSYAILKKAAALANAEQGRLPRDAMTMICAVCDEILDHKHDDMFPLRVWMTGSGTQFNMNVNEVVSNRCCQLAGTPLGGKKPVHPNDHVNMSQSSNDNFPTAMYMAAAMGVVRDLRPSLAKLRDALAAKAEAWKDIVKIGRTHLQDAVPLTLGQEFSGYAGMLADDVVRLEAALGGVYELPLGGTAVGTGINAAPGFAEAAIAHIAGLTDLPFVPAPNKFTVQGAHDALVQLSGTLRTLAVSLYKIACDIRLLACGPRAGFYELIIPSNEPGSSIMPGKVNPTQCEALTMIAGQVMAADVAVGFGGAGGILEMNVYKPLIIYNIMKSIRILTDGMHNFRRFLVEGMEPNTRRIAEFVGRSLMLVTALSPVIGYDKASKIAHHAMEHDLTLREAAMDLGYVDGAEFDRIVVPANMTHPFVAKD from the coding sequence ATGAACGAGCGCATCGAAACGGACAGCCTGGGCGAGGTGAACGTCCCGGCGGACAAGCTCTGGGGCGCCCAGACCCAGAGGTCGCTTGAGCATTTCAGCATCGGCGACGACCTCATTCCGCGCGAGATGATCGGTTCCTACGCCATCCTCAAAAAGGCCGCCGCCCTGGCCAACGCCGAGCAGGGCCGGCTGCCCCGCGACGCCATGACCATGATTTGCGCCGTGTGCGACGAGATCCTCGACCACAAGCACGACGACATGTTTCCGCTACGCGTCTGGATGACCGGCAGCGGCACCCAGTTCAACATGAACGTCAACGAGGTCGTCTCCAACCGCTGCTGCCAGCTCGCCGGCACGCCCCTTGGCGGGAAAAAGCCGGTGCACCCCAACGACCACGTCAATATGTCCCAGTCGTCCAACGACAATTTTCCGACCGCCATGTACATGGCCGCGGCCATGGGCGTGGTGCGCGACCTGCGTCCTTCGCTGGCCAAGTTGCGCGACGCCCTGGCCGCCAAGGCCGAGGCCTGGAAGGACATCGTCAAGATCGGCCGCACCCATCTCCAGGACGCGGTGCCGCTGACGCTCGGCCAGGAGTTTTCCGGCTACGCCGGCATGCTGGCCGATGACGTGGTCCGGCTGGAGGCGGCCCTTGGCGGCGTCTACGAACTGCCGCTCGGCGGCACGGCCGTGGGCACGGGCATCAACGCCGCGCCCGGCTTCGCCGAGGCGGCCATCGCCCATATCGCGGGGCTCACGGACCTGCCGTTCGTTCCCGCGCCCAACAAGTTTACGGTCCAGGGCGCCCACGACGCCCTGGTCCAGCTTTCGGGGACGCTTCGCACCTTGGCCGTGTCGCTTTACAAGATCGCCTGCGACATACGCTTGCTCGCCTGCGGTCCCCGGGCCGGCTTTTACGAGCTCATCATTCCGTCCAACGAGCCGGGCTCCTCGATCATGCCAGGCAAGGTCAACCCGACCCAGTGCGAGGCGCTGACCATGATCGCCGGGCAGGTCATGGCCGCCGACGTGGCCGTGGGCTTCGGCGGCGCGGGCGGCATCCTGGAGATGAACGTCTACAAGCCGCTGATCATCTACAACATCATGAAATCCATCCGCATCCTTACGGACGGCATGCACAATTTCCGCCGCTTCCTGGTGGAGGGCATGGAGCCCAACACGCGGCGCATCGCCGAGTTCGTCGGCCGTTCGCTCATGCTGGTCACGGCCCTGTCCCCGGTCATCGGCTACGACAAGGCCTCGAAAATCGCCCATCATGCCATGGAGCACGACCTGACGCTTCGCGAGGCGGCCATGGACCTGGGCTATGTGGACGGGGCGGAGTTTGACCGGATCGTGGTGCCGGCCAACATGACGCATCCTTTCGTGGCCAAGGATTGA
- a CDS encoding sulfite exporter TauE/SafE family protein: MSPALLHDFGFILLGLGVGAYGTLIGAGGGFVLMPVLLLLYPHDSPSLLTSISLAVVFFNAASGAQAYGRQGRIDYKSGLVFALAAVPGAVIGALSSNWVPRRVFDVIFGVILVAGALFLMVRRNGAASPARGKPGLTHRRIVEHDGVVHEYDFRLRTGIIISLFVGYLSSFLGIGGGIIHVPALVYILSFPVHVATATSHFILAIMALAGTLTHVATGVFVQGVHRTIYLALGAMVGAQVGAQLSNHLKGRWIIQSLAVALVFVGARILYQAF; this comes from the coding sequence ATGTCTCCCGCGTTGCTGCATGATTTCGGTTTCATCCTGCTTGGCTTGGGGGTCGGCGCGTACGGCACGCTGATCGGCGCGGGCGGCGGCTTCGTGCTCATGCCGGTGCTGCTGCTGCTCTATCCGCACGACTCCCCGTCGCTTCTGACCAGCATTTCCCTGGCCGTGGTCTTTTTCAACGCCGCCTCGGGAGCCCAGGCCTATGGCCGGCAGGGGCGCATCGACTACAAGTCCGGGCTGGTTTTCGCCCTGGCGGCCGTGCCCGGGGCGGTGATCGGCGCGCTTTCGAGCAACTGGGTGCCGCGCCGCGTTTTCGACGTGATCTTCGGGGTGATCTTGGTCGCCGGGGCGCTTTTTCTCATGGTGCGGCGAAACGGCGCGGCAAGTCCCGCCCGGGGCAAGCCCGGGCTGACCCATCGGCGCATCGTGGAGCATGACGGCGTTGTCCACGAATACGACTTTCGGCTGCGCACGGGCATCATCATCAGCCTCTTCGTCGGCTACCTGTCGAGCTTTCTCGGCATCGGCGGCGGGATCATCCACGTGCCCGCCCTGGTCTACATCCTGTCCTTTCCCGTGCATGTGGCCACGGCCACGTCGCATTTCATCCTGGCCATCATGGCCCTGGCCGGCACGCTAACCCACGTCGCCACCGGGGTGTTCGTCCAGGGCGTCCACCGCACGATCTATCTGGCCCTGGGGGCGATGGTCGGGGCCCAGGTCGGGGCCCAGCTGTCCAACCACTTGAAAGGCCGCTGGATCATCCAGAGCCTGGCCGTGGCCCTGGTCTTTGTCGGGGCGCGCATCCTGTACCAGGCGTTCTGA